A window from Malania oleifera isolate guangnan ecotype guangnan chromosome 7, ASM2987363v1, whole genome shotgun sequence encodes these proteins:
- the LOC131159884 gene encoding transcription elongation factor TFIIS: MERELVELFESAKKAADAAAGEGVSSSGPEVSRCIDVLKQLKNSPVSYDVLVSTQVGKRLRHLTKHPREKIQVVASDLLDKWKKIVIDETTRNKKNGSLENKCSTKMEVAKAETARVEKVQKSVAVKVEKVEKSETVKVEKIDISNLMKPGSTSTSETIKVEKNNGVSVKVEKISREEKPTSSIKKPLQAANGPPKLTSMIKCNDALRDKIRELLLEALSRVAGEADEGIKDEVDACDPIRVAVSVESVMFEKMGRSNGSQKVKYRSIMFNLKDSNNPDLRRKVLLGQVKPEMLMTMTPEEMASNQRQRENKQIKEKALFDCQRGGAPKATTDQFKCGRCGQRKCTYYQLQTRSADEPMTTFVTCVNCNNHWKFC; the protein is encoded by the exons ATGGAGAGAGAGCTAGTGGAGCTGTTTGAATCGGCAAAGAAGGCTGCGGACGCAGCGGCAGGTGAAGGGGTTTCCTCGAGTGGTCCTGAGGTGTCGCGATGCATCGATGTGTTGAAACAGCTTAAGAATTCTCCTGTGTCGTATGATGTTCTCGTTTCAACGCAG GTTGGAAAACGGCTTCGTCATCTCACAAAACATCCAAGGGAGAAAATCCAGGTTGTGGCTTCTGACTTGCTTGATAAGTGGAAAAAGATAGTCATTGATGAAACGACCAGAAATAAGAAAAATGGTAGCTTAGAAAATAAATGTTCAACCAAGATGGAGGTTGCAAAAGCAGAGACTGCCAGAGTTGAGAAGGTTCAGAAGTCAGTAGCAGTAAAGGTTGAGAAAGTGGAGAAATCTGAGACAGTCAAGGTTGAGAAAATTGATATAAGCAATTTAATGAAACCTGGGAGTACTTCAACCTCAGAAACTATCAAGGTTGAGAAAAACAATGGGGTTTCTGTTAAGGTTGAAAAGATCTCCAGGGAAGAGAAACCAACTTCCAGCATCAAGAAACCATTGCAAGCTGCCAATGGCCCTCCTAAGCTGACTTCAATGATCAAGTGCAATGATGCTTTGCGCGACAAAATTCGTGAGCTCCTTTTAGAGGCCCTGTCCAGAGTTGCTGGTGAGGCTGATGAGGGCATTAAGGATGAAGTGGATGCCTGTGATCCAATACGGGTGGCAGTCTCAGTGGAATCTGTAATGTTTGAGAAAATGGGCCGATCTAATGGGAGCCAAAAGGTTAAATACAGGTCTATAATGTTCAACCTCAAGGACTCAAACAACCCGGATTTAAGGAGAAAAGTTCTTCTTGGCCAGGTTAAGCCCGAGATGCTTATGACAATGACTCCGGAAGAAATGGCAAGTAATCAAAGGCAACGCgagaataaacaaataaaagagaaAGCCCTGTTTGATTGTCAGCGCGGTGGCGCACCAAAAGCCACTACTGATCAGTTCAAGTGTGGCCGTTGTGGGCAGCGCAAGTGTACTTACTATCAACTGCAGACCAGGAGTGCAGATGAACCCATGACGACGTTTGTGACTTGTGTAAACTGCAACAACCATTGGAAGTTCTGTTAG
- the LOC131159885 gene encoding uncharacterized protein LOC131159885, with amino-acid sequence MPAAQSPIAGDVKLRPKSGRKPLQPKNIPVNQTVDAGKAKRKPEWAETVTVGDSNKENRPIVGTPVKIEAFEPSLAEELSAMRKKIELLRLDWERTEKVLRERDLVLEMQIRELERRGEMQKELEMEVDRLYRLKQLKSSPMEISPIRSLREKQGEKKTEEARSQEVRGDCECEEESVDENSLQNSNSECSEVMAQK; translated from the exons ATGCCAGCAGCTCAGTCTCCGATCGCCGGCGATGTCAAGCTCAGGCCAAAGTCCGGCCGGAAACCATTGCAACCTAAGAACATCCCAGTCAATCAGACGGTAGATGCCGGGAAGGCCAAGCGGAAGCCGGAATGGGCGGAGACGGTGACGGTCGGGGACTCGAACAAGGAGAATCGACCGATCGTCGGAACTCCAGTGAAGATTGAAGCTTTCGAACCGTCGCTGGCGGAGGAGCTGAGCGCGATGCGGAAGAAGATCGAACTGTTGAGATTGGACTGGGAGAGGACGGAGAAGGTGCTGAGAGAGAGGGATCTGGTGTTGGAGATGCAGATCAGGGAGCTCGAAAGGAGAGGGGAAATGCAGAAGGAGCTTGAGATGGAGGTCGATCGATTGTACAGATTGAAGCAGCTCAAATCTTCCCCCATG GAGATCTCTCCGATTCGATCGTTGAGAGAAAAGCAAGGGGAAAAGAAGACTGAGGAAGCACGATCGCAG GAGGTAAGAGGGGACTGCGAATGTGAAGAGGAATCTGTGGATGAGAACTCATTGCAGAACTCGAATTCAGAATGTTCGGAAGTTATGGCACAGAAATGA